In Streptomyces chartreusis, the following proteins share a genomic window:
- a CDS encoding ATP-binding protein translates to MADHLEASVTLPSDPASVSAARAYVLTTLAEWGLPPDTEVADTIRLIVSELTTNAVQHTLGQSPTFTVDLALDRDEHLRIGVTDSHPRFPKRLPAAVQQDNGRGMVIIRWLTAECGGKLRVRPTREGGKTVSIELPWTVPAEPVAAAGPQES, encoded by the coding sequence ATGGCAGATCACCTGGAAGCATCCGTCACTCTGCCGAGCGATCCCGCCTCGGTCTCCGCGGCCCGGGCCTACGTGCTCACCACCCTCGCCGAATGGGGCCTGCCACCGGACACGGAAGTGGCCGACACCATCCGCCTGATCGTCTCCGAACTCACCACCAACGCCGTACAGCACACCCTCGGCCAGTCACCCACCTTCACGGTGGACCTCGCGCTCGACCGTGACGAACACCTGCGCATCGGTGTCACCGACAGCCATCCGCGTTTCCCCAAGCGGCTGCCGGCCGCCGTGCAGCAGGACAACGGACGCGGCATGGTGATCATCCGCTGGCTGACCGCGGAATGCGGCGGCAAGCTGAGAGTGCGCCCCACCCGCGAGGGCGGCAAGACCGTCTCCATCGAACTGCCGTGGACGGTCCCCGCCGAACCGGTCGCCGCAGCGGGACCGCAGGAGTCCTGA
- a CDS encoding LysR family transcriptional regulator, producing MYDPVRLAALVAVAEAGSITRAAERLGYTTPALSQQLAKLEREAGTALLVRHHRGTRLTGAGELLVARARRVLDELDRARHELARLTGLSGGTLRLGTFQTAGIHLLPPALSAFRRAHPDVELTVADYEPSAGVAAVAAGEVDLALTHTYEPAEPAPLPASVGVEPILVEELVLVSAPGHVLTSGATRLPLTELAGQPLISMAPDAPARRGVEAALTEAGAMPSVLVATPGYLLVCALASAGLGVAVVPEMVARTSVAPVGVRALEGGRLRRTISVAYRGDEAAPAADAFRALLRGTFARSGQPLQP from the coding sequence ATGTACGACCCGGTCCGGCTCGCCGCCCTGGTGGCGGTCGCGGAGGCCGGCTCGATCACCCGCGCCGCCGAACGGCTGGGGTACACCACGCCCGCGCTCTCCCAGCAGCTGGCCAAGCTGGAGCGCGAGGCGGGCACGGCCCTTCTGGTACGGCATCACAGGGGCACGCGGCTGACGGGTGCGGGTGAGCTGCTGGTGGCCCGGGCGCGGCGGGTGCTCGACGAGCTGGACCGGGCCCGGCACGAGCTGGCCCGGCTGACCGGCCTGTCCGGCGGCACGCTGCGGCTCGGCACCTTCCAGACGGCCGGCATCCATCTGCTGCCGCCGGCCCTGAGCGCCTTCCGCCGGGCGCATCCGGACGTGGAGCTGACGGTCGCCGACTACGAACCGTCGGCCGGTGTCGCCGCGGTGGCGGCGGGCGAGGTCGATCTGGCGCTGACGCACACCTACGAGCCCGCGGAACCGGCCCCGCTGCCCGCGTCGGTGGGCGTCGAGCCGATCCTCGTCGAGGAACTGGTCCTGGTGTCCGCGCCGGGCCATGTGCTCACCAGCGGCGCCACGCGGCTGCCGCTGACCGAGCTGGCCGGGCAGCCGCTGATCAGCATGGCGCCGGACGCTCCGGCTCGGCGGGGTGTGGAGGCGGCGCTGACCGAGGCGGGGGCCATGCCGTCGGTGCTGGTGGCGACGCCGGGGTATCTGCTGGTGTGCGCCCTGGCCAGTGCGGGGCTCGGAGTCGCGGTCGTACCGGAGATGGTGGCGCGCACGTCGGTCGCTCCGGTGGGGGTGCGCGCGCTGGAAGGCGGGCGGTTGCGCCGTACGATCTCGGTCGCCTACCGCGGCGACGAGGCGGCTCCCGCCGCGGACGCCTTCCGGGCTCTGCTGCGCGGCACGTTCGCCCGCTCCGGGCAGCCGCTGCAGCCGTGA